The following proteins are encoded in a genomic region of Blastopirellula marina:
- a CDS encoding family 16 glycoside hydrolase produces MLRLVCSVGLLLSMSTFVFAEEPKLNQPPQGFKALFNGKDLSGWKGLVANPKARAEMSKEKLAEEQAKADESMNAHWSVEDGVLVFDGKGQSICTAKDYADFEMYVDFKIKEAGDSGIYLRGSPQVQIWDPSNKGPNPKGVGSGGLYNNQKNPSEPIANADNAVGEWNTFFIRMVDDRVTVKLNGKLVVDDVVLENYWERDKPIYRTGQIELQNHGNTLYFRNIYIRELVTPEQLEKLEKAMPDKARVEPKKPENVLVFIRYDGFRHSSIPVGAVATKMLGEHTGAYSARITNDLTMLQPEVLNQYDSMVMVNTTGEWIKPRDEDIQKLAAAGKQMTKEEAEQIFKKSLLDFVSNGKGLVGFHAASDANYKWPEFGKMVGGYFHGHPWHENVGIKVDDPDHPLMAAFGGENFSIVDEIYQFRDPYSRQALHVLLSLDVENTNMKKGGIHRTDGDFAVSWVRGWGKGRVFYSSLGHREEIYWNPQILKFYLDGIQFSLGDLDGPTAPSASETAQK; encoded by the coding sequence ATGTTGCGTCTGGTGTGTAGTGTCGGCCTGCTGTTAAGCATGTCCACCTTCGTGTTTGCTGAAGAGCCCAAATTGAATCAGCCGCCGCAAGGCTTCAAAGCGCTGTTCAATGGTAAAGATCTTTCTGGCTGGAAAGGATTGGTCGCCAATCCGAAAGCCCGAGCCGAGATGTCCAAAGAAAAGCTCGCCGAAGAGCAAGCCAAAGCGGACGAGTCGATGAACGCCCACTGGTCGGTTGAAGATGGCGTACTGGTGTTCGACGGTAAAGGTCAGAGCATCTGTACCGCGAAGGATTATGCCGACTTCGAAATGTACGTTGACTTCAAGATCAAAGAAGCTGGCGACAGCGGTATCTATCTGCGTGGTAGTCCGCAAGTTCAGATCTGGGATCCTTCCAACAAGGGGCCTAACCCGAAGGGTGTCGGTTCTGGTGGGCTGTACAACAACCAAAAGAACCCTAGCGAACCCATTGCCAATGCGGACAATGCCGTCGGTGAGTGGAATACCTTCTTCATCCGCATGGTGGACGATCGCGTTACGGTAAAGTTAAACGGCAAGCTGGTTGTCGACGACGTTGTTTTGGAAAACTACTGGGAACGCGACAAGCCAATCTATCGCACCGGTCAGATCGAACTTCAGAACCACGGCAACACGCTTTACTTCCGCAATATCTACATCCGCGAACTGGTCACGCCTGAGCAGTTGGAAAAGCTCGAGAAGGCCATGCCAGATAAAGCACGCGTCGAACCGAAGAAGCCAGAGAACGTACTGGTCTTCATTCGCTACGACGGCTTTCGTCACAGCTCGATTCCGGTCGGGGCTGTGGCTACCAAAATGTTGGGTGAACACACGGGCGCTTACAGCGCCCGCATCACCAACGACCTGACCATGTTGCAGCCAGAAGTGCTGAATCAGTACGACTCGATGGTCATGGTCAACACGACCGGCGAATGGATCAAGCCGCGTGACGAAGACATTCAAAAGCTTGCCGCCGCCGGCAAGCAGATGACCAAGGAAGAAGCCGAACAGATTTTCAAGAAGAGCCTGCTCGACTTCGTGAGCAACGGCAAAGGCTTGGTCGGTTTTCATGCTGCCAGCGATGCCAACTACAAGTGGCCTGAGTTCGGCAAGATGGTTGGTGGCTACTTTCATGGTCACCCATGGCACGAAAACGTCGGTATCAAAGTCGATGATCCCGATCACCCGTTGATGGCCGCTTTTGGTGGCGAGAACTTCAGCATCGTCGACGAAATCTACCAATTCCGCGATCCTTACTCGCGTCAAGCATTGCACGTATTGCTTTCCTTGGATGTTGAAAACACCAACATGAAAAAAGGCGGAATCCATCGTACCGACGGCGACTTTGCGGTTTCGTGGGTTCGCGGATGGGGCAAGGGTCGCGTCTTCTATAGCTCGTTAGGGCATCGCGAGGAAATCTATTGGAACCCGCAGATCTTGAAGTTCTATCTTGACGGCATTCAGTTTTCGCTGGGTGATCTCGATGGCCCAACTGCCCCAAGTGCCAGCGAAACGGCTCAGAAATAA
- a CDS encoding tetratricopeptide repeat protein, with protein sequence MVGRTLILAIAVVCGLCTTLPLTAQDYAGQADLDKAIDLKLDAESMEDLGKVADLCESALDKGLHQEDQVFAKQLLTSVRYQRADAMAKGILEEAQQRKDWKDLRDKAVAEVDKGLKYDDKVGMLYFLKARLLMLPDGNKEEAKKSIDKAVELLEESGEYHAKALVVSLAFTQDPKKQVEILTEAIKSDPNNVDAYRLRGILHLQEEEYEEALADLKMVTEQLAPGDLTSLQAYAETFAKIGKFDEALNTVNKIIQANPNAAVGYLLRARLKIMAGDVDAGIEDLDQVLVRQPRSVPALLMRASLYVEKEDYVAALRDVERALAADNGNAQALLMRASLNAQAGNFQEAIRDFEALLIRDSSNISVRLQLGSLYQLDKRPRKAVEIFESILKDQPDNASALHGKGDALLSYGKHAEAVEAYEAALKLEDDQKSGVLNNLAWVMATSPKDDVRNGEKSVEYALKACEDTDYQAPHILSTLAAAYAEKGDFEAARKWSKEAVKLAGDDESSAEIRDHLKKELTAYEKNQPWREIQNTKEGGTMDTIAGPASEVKEQLKAAEKEAEEKKPEPKMTEPAPDMAPVS encoded by the coding sequence ATGGTTGGGCGCACCCTTATTTTGGCGATCGCCGTCGTTTGCGGTCTCTGCACCACTTTGCCCCTCACCGCACAAGATTACGCCGGCCAGGCAGATCTCGATAAAGCGATCGACCTCAAGCTCGATGCCGAAAGCATGGAAGACTTGGGGAAGGTGGCCGATCTTTGCGAGTCGGCTCTGGACAAAGGCCTGCACCAAGAAGATCAAGTCTTCGCCAAGCAGCTACTCACCTCCGTACGATACCAACGGGCCGATGCGATGGCCAAAGGAATCTTAGAAGAGGCCCAGCAACGCAAAGACTGGAAAGACCTGCGTGACAAAGCTGTCGCCGAAGTCGACAAGGGTCTGAAATACGACGACAAAGTTGGGATGCTGTACTTCCTGAAAGCTCGTCTGCTGATGCTTCCAGACGGCAACAAGGAAGAAGCCAAAAAGAGTATCGATAAAGCTGTCGAACTGCTCGAAGAAAGTGGCGAGTATCACGCCAAGGCATTGGTCGTATCGCTTGCATTCACTCAGGACCCCAAAAAGCAAGTCGAGATCCTGACCGAAGCGATCAAGTCCGATCCGAACAATGTCGATGCTTATCGCCTTCGAGGCATTCTACATCTTCAAGAAGAAGAGTACGAAGAAGCATTGGCGGATCTGAAGATGGTCACTGAACAACTGGCTCCTGGTGATCTGACCTCTTTGCAAGCCTATGCGGAAACATTCGCCAAGATCGGCAAGTTTGATGAGGCGCTAAACACAGTCAACAAGATCATTCAAGCCAATCCGAATGCAGCGGTCGGTTACCTGCTTCGTGCTCGCTTAAAGATCATGGCTGGTGACGTTGACGCAGGCATCGAAGACCTCGATCAAGTTCTGGTTCGCCAACCACGTTCGGTCCCGGCGCTCCTGATGCGGGCCAGTCTATACGTCGAGAAAGAAGACTATGTCGCGGCGCTTCGCGACGTCGAGCGTGCATTAGCCGCCGACAACGGAAACGCCCAAGCGTTGCTGATGCGAGCCTCGCTCAATGCCCAGGCCGGCAACTTTCAAGAAGCCATCCGAGACTTCGAAGCCTTGCTGATTCGCGATTCAAGCAATATCAGCGTTCGCCTGCAACTCGGCTCCCTCTATCAACTCGACAAGCGTCCTCGTAAAGCAGTCGAGATCTTCGAATCGATACTTAAGGATCAGCCAGACAACGCCAGTGCTTTGCACGGCAAAGGGGATGCTTTGCTTTCTTATGGCAAGCATGCCGAAGCAGTTGAAGCTTACGAGGCCGCTTTGAAGCTGGAAGATGATCAAAAAAGCGGTGTACTTAATAACCTGGCTTGGGTAATGGCGACCTCACCGAAGGATGACGTTCGTAACGGCGAGAAGTCGGTTGAATATGCGTTGAAAGCATGTGAAGACACGGACTATCAAGCCCCTCACATCCTCAGCACGCTTGCAGCGGCTTATGCGGAGAAAGGGGATTTCGAGGCGGCTCGCAAATGGTCGAAGGAAGCCGTGAAGCTTGCGGGCGACGACGAGTCGTCAGCTGAGATTCGCGACCACTTGAAGAAAGAACTGACCGCCTACGAAAAGAATCAGCCATGGCGGGAAATCCAAAACACGAAGGAAGGTGGCACGATGGATACCATCGCCGGCCCTGCTTCCGAAGTGAAGGAACAGCTGAAAGCAGCCGAGAAAGAGGCTGAAGAAAAGAAGCCGGAACCGAAGATGACCGAACCAGCTCCCGATATGGCACCGGTCTCATAG
- a CDS encoding DUF1501 domain-containing protein: MDPVQRSLQNITRRYFLSKCQAGIGGFALSSLLGNSSMANEATSATDALSATRPHFPAKAKSVIYLHMTGSPPNLDLFDYKPELIKHNDQDCPAEFLEGREFAFTTGTPKLMGTPHKFRKVGKSGMWMSDALTHLEDVVDDLCFVHSMNTDQFNHAPAELLLFTGSPRLGRPSMGSWVTYGLGSENANLPGFVVLVSSGSNPAGGNSDWGSGFLPSVYQGVQCRSKGDPVLYLNNPQGMDKSMRRMTLDALHDLNEMELERTGNPETETRISQYELAFRMQMAAPEAMDLGQETQSMLDAYGAKPGEPCFANNCLLARRLVERGVRFVQLFDWGWDFHGTGKGTGLGEGLVEKCATMDRPVTTLLKDLKQRGLLDETLVVWGGEFGRTPFREGRTAGSKILGRDHYPDVFTLWMAGGGIKPGCSYGASDELGFKVAEDKVHIHDLQATILHCLGMDHEHLTYHFAGRDFRLTDVHGNVVHDILA, translated from the coding sequence ATGGATCCCGTACAACGTTCGCTGCAGAACATTACGCGTCGATACTTCCTGTCGAAGTGCCAGGCCGGCATCGGCGGCTTCGCACTGAGCTCGCTGTTGGGCAACTCGAGTATGGCCAACGAAGCGACTTCCGCGACCGATGCTCTGTCGGCGACGCGGCCACACTTTCCAGCCAAGGCTAAGTCGGTCATCTATCTTCACATGACCGGTTCGCCGCCGAATCTTGATCTGTTCGACTACAAGCCTGAGTTGATCAAGCATAATGACCAGGATTGCCCCGCCGAGTTTCTCGAAGGACGAGAGTTCGCGTTCACGACCGGTACGCCCAAGCTGATGGGCACACCGCACAAGTTCCGCAAGGTCGGCAAGTCTGGCATGTGGATGTCGGATGCGTTAACGCACCTGGAAGATGTCGTCGACGATCTTTGCTTCGTCCATTCGATGAATACGGATCAGTTCAATCACGCGCCAGCGGAACTCTTGCTCTTCACCGGCTCGCCTCGTTTGGGGCGGCCCTCGATGGGATCGTGGGTCACTTACGGGCTCGGTTCGGAAAACGCAAACTTGCCTGGTTTCGTGGTGTTGGTCTCCAGTGGATCGAATCCGGCTGGTGGTAACAGCGACTGGGGCAGCGGGTTCTTGCCCTCGGTTTATCAAGGTGTGCAGTGCCGCTCGAAGGGGGATCCAGTTCTGTATCTGAATAACCCGCAAGGGATGGACAAATCGATGCGGCGGATGACGCTGGATGCCCTACATGATTTAAACGAGATGGAGCTTGAGCGAACGGGTAATCCTGAAACGGAAACTCGAATCTCGCAGTATGAGTTGGCCTTCCGCATGCAGATGGCTGCCCCAGAGGCCATGGATCTTGGGCAAGAAACACAGTCGATGCTTGATGCTTACGGCGCGAAGCCAGGCGAACCATGCTTTGCCAACAACTGCTTGCTCGCTCGCCGCTTAGTTGAGCGTGGCGTGCGTTTCGTTCAGTTGTTTGACTGGGGCTGGGACTTCCATGGAACAGGCAAGGGAACTGGGCTTGGCGAAGGTCTGGTCGAGAAGTGTGCGACCATGGATCGCCCTGTGACAACGCTTCTCAAAGACTTGAAGCAGCGTGGGTTGCTCGATGAAACACTCGTTGTATGGGGTGGGGAATTTGGTCGAACCCCGTTCCGCGAAGGTCGAACCGCTGGTAGCAAAATTCTCGGACGCGACCATTACCCGGATGTCTTCACCCTGTGGATGGCTGGTGGCGGAATTAAGCCAGGCTGTTCCTACGGTGCAAGTGACGAACTCGGGTTCAAAGTGGCCGAGGACAAAGTTCATATCCACGATCTTCAAGCCACGATTTTGCACTGCCTGGGCATGGATCACGAGCATCTTACTTATCACTTCGCCGGTCGCGACTTCCGATTGACCGATGTGCACGGTAACGTGGTGCACGACATCTTGGCGTAA
- a CDS encoding phosphatidylglycerophosphatase and protein-tyrosine phosphatase 1 family protein produces MKRFLQHLYARAIYWPSYFYNWTMIRRLKWWRWYDEIDEHVFVGAVPSRKMAEDLAASGIAGVINTCQEYEGPLDIYKQHGIEQLYLPTVDFTPPSVEDIDEGVQFIEKYVSEGKDVYVHCKAGRARSATIVLCWLMKAKGMTPEQAQVYMKEKRKQVLSTIYRRPVVQAYYRGLQSAAKSS; encoded by the coding sequence ATGAAGCGTTTTTTGCAGCATTTGTACGCACGAGCGATTTATTGGCCGTCGTACTTCTATAACTGGACGATGATCCGTCGCCTGAAGTGGTGGCGGTGGTACGACGAAATCGACGAGCACGTTTTCGTGGGGGCGGTTCCTTCGCGCAAAATGGCCGAAGACTTGGCGGCCAGTGGGATCGCAGGGGTGATCAATACTTGCCAGGAATACGAAGGACCGCTCGACATCTACAAGCAGCATGGGATCGAGCAGTTGTACCTGCCGACGGTCGACTTCACGCCGCCAAGTGTCGAGGACATCGACGAAGGTGTGCAATTTATTGAAAAGTATGTTTCCGAAGGCAAAGACGTCTACGTGCACTGCAAAGCTGGACGTGCTCGGAGTGCCACGATTGTTCTGTGCTGGTTGATGAAAGCGAAGGGCATGACCCCAGAACAGGCCCAGGTTTACATGAAAGAGAAGCGTAAACAGGTGCTTTCTACGATCTACCGTCGCCCAGTGGTTCAAGCCTATTACCGAGGCCTGCAATCGGCCGCGAAGTCGTCATGA
- a CDS encoding SPASM domain-containing protein: MIRLKYDPWMLALQMVDASGTRRISLSLDRLAEILAEVGRVESVRTVQVRGIEADPGELVDLVQRGRMIALVGFPHRVLLTTGLGMMRQEVEEVFRAFTSIEFSLPASLREKLAPTSRVDVNSVEEHLAEWFRTIEYFARVKKAWQMSADLVVRLPSEKLSIDLCQRLDALSWRSAFRVQRACGAAAFSLEEQQAQYGMKLCEEPYRVMTFSAGGQLTGCSGDQRQRVYFGGLGEVSLEGLWEGAAMEAWRLNRTTNQCQGCAGLGTTTRRPSLIGIYDSLGEQNFHEFPQQQLRRIAEQTESKASNGLRAKREIFRTPRKAS; the protein is encoded by the coding sequence ATGATTCGGTTGAAGTATGATCCCTGGATGTTGGCTTTGCAGATGGTCGATGCCAGCGGGACACGCAGAATCAGTTTGTCGCTCGACCGCTTGGCGGAAATTCTGGCGGAAGTGGGACGAGTCGAATCAGTGCGTACCGTTCAGGTTCGAGGCATCGAAGCCGATCCCGGCGAATTGGTTGACTTGGTACAACGCGGACGAATGATTGCCTTGGTTGGATTTCCGCACCGCGTGTTGCTGACCACCGGACTGGGGATGATGCGGCAAGAGGTTGAGGAGGTCTTTCGTGCGTTTACGTCGATCGAGTTCTCGTTGCCAGCATCTCTTCGCGAGAAGCTTGCTCCAACAAGTAGAGTCGATGTCAACTCGGTTGAAGAACATCTGGCCGAGTGGTTCCGAACGATCGAATACTTTGCCCGCGTGAAAAAGGCCTGGCAGATGTCCGCGGACTTAGTCGTTCGTCTTCCCAGTGAAAAGCTCTCAATCGATCTGTGCCAACGCTTGGATGCCCTTAGTTGGCGGTCGGCGTTTCGTGTTCAACGGGCCTGCGGTGCGGCTGCATTCTCTCTTGAAGAGCAGCAAGCTCAATATGGTATGAAGTTGTGTGAAGAACCGTACCGGGTGATGACCTTCAGCGCCGGAGGGCAACTCACCGGTTGCAGCGGTGATCAACGGCAACGCGTCTATTTCGGTGGTTTGGGCGAGGTTTCGCTGGAAGGTCTGTGGGAAGGAGCTGCCATGGAAGCTTGGCGGCTGAACCGAACAACCAATCAGTGCCAAGGGTGTGCTGGCCTGGGAACAACCACGCGGCGACCATCCCTAATCGGAATCTACGATTCCCTTGGGGAGCAAAACTTCCACGAGTTCCCACAACAACAATTACGTCGAATCGCGGAACAAACTGAGAGCAAGGCGAGCAACGGCCTTCGGGCGAAACGAGAGATCTTTCGCACCCCTCGGAAAGCCTCGTAA
- a CDS encoding ThuA domain-containing protein, with the protein MSLRFVPTLLVALCVISSAGVAGAQEKAKLKGLLITGGCCHDYPNQIKIITEGLSQRVNIEWDVELAGSDRTVQVPVYKNHDWIKPYDVVVHNECYGHVDDVAFVEGIVNAHTENKIPAIFVHCSMHSYRNAETDEWRKLIGMTSRSHEGKHPLDVITLESDHPIMQGFPQNWKVANGELYKIEKTWDNSTPLAKAYGVDTKKDHTVVWTNQYKGTKTFSTSLGHFNETMNNDAWLGLVARGVLWTVDGLNEDGTTKPGFEGTGTKEIDLSKPNPDKDKAPTPAK; encoded by the coding sequence ATGTCTCTTCGATTCGTACCTACTTTGCTTGTCGCCCTTTGTGTGATCTCGTCTGCTGGCGTCGCTGGTGCCCAGGAAAAAGCGAAGCTGAAAGGGTTACTGATTACCGGTGGCTGCTGCCACGACTATCCCAACCAGATCAAGATCATCACCGAAGGACTCAGTCAGCGAGTCAACATCGAGTGGGATGTCGAACTGGCCGGAAGCGATCGCACGGTCCAAGTTCCCGTCTACAAGAATCACGATTGGATTAAGCCATACGACGTGGTCGTACACAACGAATGCTATGGCCACGTCGACGACGTTGCATTCGTCGAAGGCATTGTGAATGCCCACACTGAAAACAAAATCCCCGCTATCTTTGTCCACTGCTCGATGCATAGTTACCGCAATGCGGAAACCGACGAGTGGCGCAAGCTGATCGGCATGACCTCGCGTAGCCATGAGGGGAAGCACCCCTTAGACGTGATCACGCTGGAAAGTGATCATCCGATCATGCAAGGCTTTCCTCAGAACTGGAAAGTTGCCAACGGCGAGCTCTATAAGATCGAAAAGACCTGGGACAACTCGACCCCGTTGGCCAAAGCCTACGGTGTTGATACCAAGAAAGATCACACCGTCGTCTGGACCAATCAGTACAAGGGAACCAAGACGTTTTCCACTTCGCTTGGCCACTTCAACGAGACGATGAACAACGACGCTTGGCTGGGACTGGTTGCCCGTGGCGTGCTGTGGACGGTTGATGGTCTGAACGAAGACGGAACGACCAAGCCAGGATTTGAAGGAACCGGTACGAAAGAGATCGACCTCAGCAAGCCGAATCCAGACAAGGACAAAGCTCCCACGCCTGCCAAGTAG
- a CDS encoding 4a-hydroxytetrahydrobiopterin dehydratase codes for MDIQTTEQLTQKKCKPCEGGVDPCTLNEATDQLVNLNGWYLTHDGQRIRKDWTVKNFMAGMNFFNKVAEIAEEDGHHPDLHIAGYRNVSIELWTHAIGGLSENDFILAAKIDAVPVELKS; via the coding sequence ATGGACATTCAAACAACCGAGCAGCTAACGCAGAAGAAATGCAAGCCATGCGAAGGAGGTGTTGACCCTTGCACCCTCAACGAGGCGACCGATCAACTGGTCAATCTGAACGGCTGGTACCTGACCCACGATGGCCAACGCATCCGAAAAGACTGGACCGTGAAGAACTTCATGGCCGGCATGAACTTCTTCAACAAGGTTGCCGAAATCGCCGAAGAAGATGGCCATCATCCCGACTTGCACATCGCTGGATATCGCAACGTTTCGATTGAATTGTGGACGCACGCGATCGGCGGATTGAGCGAAAACGACTTTATTCTTGCTGCTAAGATCGATGCCGTGCCGGTCGAGTTGAAGTCGTAA
- a CDS encoding DUF1553 domain-containing protein, translating to MRTLCQTLLAIGCLALTTTNISAADAEIDFGRDIRPILSGKCFHCHGPDPETREGGLRLDDAEAASAELDSGEIAIVPGKPDESELIARIVTDDESIRMPPPEIGKSLSPAEQKLLKDWIAQGARFSPHWSFVKPAKSELPTTSQPDWVNKPIDAFILKRLDEVGLTPAEQADRYTLARRVSFALTGLPLTVEETDAFVNDKSPDAYEKMVDRLLAKPTYGERWTRVWLDIARYADSMGYEKDNPRTMWPYRDWVIRAINENKPFDQFSIEQLAGDLLPEANEQQIIATAFHRNTMTNTEGGTNDEEFRNAAIVDRVNTTVQAWMGLTMECAQCHTHKYDPITNQEYFEFFAIFNQTADADRNDESPLHRMFTDAQLQQQESLKSQIEQAKADLQKMLENSTNIALSENKPNVGRYVRVEHIADGAYLHIAEVQVFSGEENAAMKGKASQVSVDYDGPAAKAIDGNTNGDFFGGMSTIHTKQEKNPWWEVDLGSTMTIDKVVVWNRTDGDLFNRMKSCRVVILDENRQPVWAGRMNSPFNPSAEFIPPKTVDGMDESARAELAAYLKGNSPAIEKQRKKVADLEKKLENVKPITMPIMQELPEDKHRKSFIQLRGNYQSHGEEVHASVLDSFHAFPNDAKTDRLSMAKWLVDKENPLTARVVVNRHWEQLFGMGIVETSEDFGSQGELPTHPQLLDYLAVELMEHDWDTKWLVKEIVMSNAFRQSAKTTPKKLEIDSRNQLVSRGPRVRLSAEMVRDQALAVSGLLSDKMYGPSVRPPRPNLGLKSAFGGSTDWVTSQGEDRYRRGLYTNWRRTTPYPSMTTFDAPSREVCVIRRITTNTPLQALVTLNDPVYIEAAQAFGRKVWQQKDLSVEAQVEFAVRRCLGRHPSEAETQRLVELFHTAKSRYAAVPQEAQKMATDPIGPLPEGASAEELAAWTLVGNVLLNLDEALNR from the coding sequence ATGAGAACCCTTTGCCAAACGCTTTTGGCTATTGGTTGCCTCGCGCTGACGACGACAAACATCTCTGCGGCAGATGCGGAAATTGATTTCGGTCGCGACATTCGCCCGATTTTGTCTGGTAAGTGCTTCCATTGTCATGGGCCTGATCCAGAAACACGGGAGGGTGGTTTGCGCCTCGATGATGCTGAAGCAGCTTCGGCCGAGCTCGATAGCGGCGAGATCGCGATCGTTCCTGGTAAGCCCGACGAAAGTGAGTTGATCGCCCGAATCGTCACCGACGACGAGTCGATCCGCATGCCTCCGCCAGAGATCGGCAAATCTCTTTCGCCCGCCGAGCAGAAGCTTCTGAAAGACTGGATCGCGCAAGGGGCGAGATTTTCTCCGCACTGGTCATTCGTCAAACCAGCCAAGTCTGAGTTGCCCACGACCTCACAGCCAGATTGGGTAAACAAGCCGATCGATGCCTTTATTCTGAAGCGTCTCGATGAAGTCGGACTCACACCCGCTGAACAGGCCGATCGGTACACGCTCGCTCGCCGCGTTTCTTTCGCATTGACTGGCTTGCCCCTTACCGTCGAAGAAACCGACGCATTCGTGAACGACAAATCACCGGATGCCTATGAGAAAATGGTCGATCGCTTGCTGGCTAAGCCGACCTACGGCGAACGCTGGACACGCGTCTGGCTGGACATTGCCCGATACGCCGATTCGATGGGGTATGAAAAAGACAACCCGCGAACGATGTGGCCATATCGTGATTGGGTGATTCGTGCAATCAACGAGAACAAACCGTTCGACCAATTCAGTATCGAGCAACTGGCCGGTGACCTTCTGCCTGAGGCGAACGAACAGCAGATCATCGCTACGGCGTTCCATCGTAATACGATGACCAACACCGAAGGAGGAACCAACGACGAAGAGTTCCGCAATGCGGCCATCGTCGACCGGGTGAATACCACGGTGCAAGCTTGGATGGGGCTGACTATGGAATGTGCTCAGTGCCACACGCACAAGTACGATCCGATCACCAACCAGGAATACTTCGAGTTCTTCGCGATCTTCAATCAAACAGCCGATGCCGATCGCAACGACGAATCTCCGTTGCATCGCATGTTCACCGATGCCCAGTTGCAACAGCAGGAAAGCCTCAAGTCGCAAATCGAACAGGCGAAAGCTGACTTGCAGAAGATGTTAGAGAATTCGACTAACATTGCCCTTTCTGAGAACAAGCCGAACGTCGGCCGTTATGTACGGGTCGAACACATCGCCGATGGTGCCTATCTGCATATTGCTGAAGTGCAGGTTTTCTCGGGTGAAGAAAACGCAGCGATGAAGGGGAAAGCATCTCAGGTCAGCGTCGATTATGATGGCCCCGCTGCAAAGGCGATTGATGGCAACACCAACGGTGACTTCTTCGGCGGTATGAGTACGATTCATACGAAACAGGAGAAGAACCCGTGGTGGGAAGTCGACTTGGGGTCGACAATGACCATCGATAAGGTCGTCGTTTGGAATCGCACCGACGGGGACTTGTTCAATCGCATGAAGTCGTGCCGGGTCGTGATCCTCGACGAGAATCGCCAACCGGTTTGGGCCGGCCGGATGAACTCACCGTTTAATCCTAGTGCTGAGTTTATCCCACCGAAAACGGTTGATGGGATGGACGAGTCCGCCCGTGCGGAATTGGCAGCCTATCTGAAAGGCAACTCGCCTGCGATTGAGAAGCAGCGGAAGAAAGTTGCTGATCTGGAAAAGAAGCTGGAAAACGTCAAACCGATCACAATGCCGATCATGCAAGAGCTTCCTGAAGACAAGCATCGCAAGTCATTTATCCAGCTTCGAGGCAACTACCAGTCGCACGGCGAGGAAGTCCATGCCAGTGTGCTCGATAGCTTTCATGCCTTCCCGAACGATGCAAAGACCGATCGCCTTTCGATGGCCAAGTGGCTGGTCGATAAAGAGAACCCGCTGACTGCTCGCGTGGTGGTGAATCGACACTGGGAACAGTTGTTTGGCATGGGAATTGTCGAAACGAGCGAGGACTTCGGTTCGCAGGGGGAGTTGCCCACACACCCACAACTGTTGGATTACCTGGCAGTCGAATTAATGGAGCACGATTGGGATACGAAGTGGCTCGTTAAGGAAATCGTGATGAGCAACGCGTTTCGTCAGTCTGCTAAGACAACACCTAAGAAATTGGAAATCGACTCTCGCAATCAATTGGTTTCTCGCGGACCACGCGTGCGACTTTCGGCCGAGATGGTACGTGATCAGGCGTTGGCAGTAAGTGGCCTGTTGAGCGACAAAATGTATGGGCCCTCTGTGCGACCTCCGCGTCCGAATTTAGGACTGAAATCGGCGTTCGGTGGTTCGACTGACTGGGTCACGAGCCAAGGCGAAGATCGCTATCGTCGCGGCTTATACACCAACTGGCGACGCACGACGCCCTACCCGTCGATGACGACGTTCGACGCTCCGAGTCGCGAGGTATGTGTCATTCGCCGGATCACAACGAATACACCTCTGCAAGCTTTGGTTACTCTAAACGATCCTGTCTACATCGAAGCCGCTCAGGCGTTCGGTCGAAAAGTTTGGCAGCAGAAAGACCTTTCGGTTGAGGCGCAAGTGGAGTTCGCCGTTCGTCGCTGCTTGGGACGCCACCCCAGCGAAGCGGAAACGCAACGCTTGGTAGAACTGTTTCATACGGCCAAGTCGCGATACGCTGCCGTGCCGCAGGAAGCCCAGAAGATGGCGACCGACCCGATTGGTCCGTTGCCGGAAGGGGCATCCGCGGAAGAGCTGGCGGCTTGGACGTTAGTAGGAAATGTTCTGTTGAATTTGGACGAAGCCCTGAATCGCTAG